Proteins encoded together in one Drosophila albomicans strain 15112-1751.03 chromosome 2R, ASM965048v2, whole genome shotgun sequence window:
- the LOC117573378 gene encoding uncharacterized protein LOC117573378 isoform X31: MAFSTQKEFFHVPFMNESIDFECTDVCVKLKSYPSTNDDRSWSADEEKKSRFVSDLVSCNTPIFWRRGPEGGEPYDRPGGGPGGRGAGGPGGRGGPDDGYYDGRTGKPGQDGGRGGGRGKQGGRGGDGQDRGGGRPGRGRGQGPADGYGGRGQDQYGRGGPDQGRGPGVDGRSGKGRGQGQGPGGYGGTGQDQGGRGPGQGEGSGGYGGSGQDQRGRAPGQGPGGYGGPGQDYGGRGPGQGQGPGGYGGSGQDQGGRGPGQGAGGPGQGPGGYGGPGQDQGGRGPGQGPASGYGSPGQDQGGRGQGQGPGGYGAPGQDQGGRGQGQGTGGPGQGPGGYGGRGQDQGGRGPGQGPASGYGSPGQDQGGRGQGQGPGGYGGPGQDQGGRGPGQGPASGYGSPGQDQGRRGQGQGPGGYGVSGQDQGGRGPGQGQGPGGYGGPGQDQGGRGPGQGQGPGGYGGPGQDQGGRGPGQGRDGGRPDQGQGPGGYGVSGQDQGGRGPGQAQGPGGGPGQGQGPGSRGSYGGPGQDRDGRGPGQGQGPGGPGQDQGGRGPGQGQGPGGYGGPGQDQGGRGPGQGQGPGGYGGPGQDQGGRGPGQGQGPGGYGGPGQDQGGRGPGQGRDGGRPDQGQGPGGYGVSGQDQGGRGPGQAQGPGGGPGQGQGPGSRGSYGGPGQDRDGRGPGQGQGPGGYGGPGQDQGGRGPGQGRDGGGPGQGQGPGGGPGQDQGGRGLGQVQGPGGGPGQGQGPGSRGSYGGPGHDGDKRGQGQGQGQGGYGGPGQDQGVRGPGQGQGPGGYGGPGQDQGGRGPGQGRDGGGPGQGQGPGGYGSPGQDRGGRGPAQGTDIGGSGQGQGTGPYGGVDQGGRGPGQGRDGVGQGQGPGGFRSPGQEQGGSRQGGPGQEQERRGSRIGADKGPGQADQGGRGSGQGRDGGPGVRPGQGGPGPVQGQRGSRAQDGQAPGRAQGPGAYGAQGLDQGGRGYDQGRDGGAPGHGHGPTGFSGGPGQGQDPGGYGAGQGGGPGGYGGGPGKQGGGPGGYGGGPGKQGGGPGGYGGGPGGPGDPRGSLGISDGNPLVGDALINAADETIDNMKDVMAKNNLLPKEIIDELDRSTPPRVENAEIKRIMNQRYDPDKSRELRDKIAELEGSGKISPNDANGLYNLQRSIDDMNTAHEILEVENANLRRLIEKQSRRVSMETIKVDPERSNDVNYLQNKIDGMSKELLVLRQFEEDVMASGGPGSPGGTGRQQPPDLDVETIQQMLSERGGLRNKINTLGYLDKVGPLKKKKGDANYAAGDLARNLEEQNQYIHDMECDIEEMQKYYETEVEQSKYNEELLKCTCNELQQQVIALQPAAQRCKCMQLEIDVLRNELRKRDLALNSYDCQYQQLMNVICELNQKYGNQRGDCPTFEVAECPNVGDDLAFYTGATLEHIRNELDKQVDCFKQMNQNKYSGGQDINNLQDCMDELERLRKLLGEKDGQLGVLIEDNECMCEAALESNKRLNQLDQKVRDLDRDTRYMEDGMRESIGLIQEIGDVARENERLKDRVNNMKTSELQDLTDDLKRQLEDCMKNKQMCEEINKNFKDALRELGADPDNIEKEAKEKIEQQWKAEEEAKRAAEAQAKADEEAKAERMREQARELAEQKAAEDTGKPGEEPSEERQAEGRDALTETPGAKPTGPEVEKITKAEPEQAEAVLREVPKATDRAPSQPGIKSAEAEKAAAKPSDKPVEKPADASADKVADKLVDKPADKSADRPADKPADKAADKPADKAADKPADKAADKPADKSADKQAEKAADKKDVDKPAEKAADKPKDAGKPEPTSAGAAAGQTPAAKAAEKAPAQPITSDPSAAKAGGEKPTAEAVGAKSGAPAADKSGAPAADKAGAATAGQPTEKAVTPPAAAAGAAKQETTGQPTKPAEKSPGQPVTAAGGTKPGEAASDAPPVSAAKKPAAAEQAKAVEKPGVQPTATAAVEKPAAAGQGAKAAEKTGGQPAQAAVAEKPAAAGQPAEKAATQPTGAAGGAKQGPTGAAAKPAEKTPGQPTTATGGPKPGATTGDKTSAPGEKARASGQPGAKPAGAAAGAAGERKGLAAKPGLQGPGKERHGDEGISGAAGGKAAKAPKGKGDDYGRRGKKGSKHMDDTTEEQFDEFVRNTVKTLSAGEIDGVGLERELRKILDMFIDECGFCFCKCNIPKSRFYAICHRLYHHGLHTLDFKDLAYMHKRIFAAAENILPGALFNIIMKDIIAGNSQSLAPLCAPKETPVAEQQCCSCKSSLCCDDTEEKLMIKVMRLENDIENAKMCLKNLKSIPSNISIEAFRMEGGDSPVKDRVLRSSRGGNSIIMYKHIKQARNVKKSVVANN; encoded by the exons ATGGCTTTCTCCACCCAAAAAGAGTTCTTTCATGTGCCATTTATGAATGAGTCTATCGACTTTGAATGCACAGACGTATGCGTGAAGTTAAAGAGTTATCCATCGACAAACGATGATCGATCCTGGTCGGCTGATGAAGAGAAGAAATCACGATTTGTCTCGGACTTAGTGTCCTGCAATACACCCATTTTTTGGCGCCGGGGCCCTGAAGGAGGAGAACCTTACGACAGACCTGGAGGCGGTCCAGGCGGCAGAGGCGCTGGTGGACCTGGAGGCAGAGGGGGACCTGACGATGGCTATTATGACGGTAGGACGGGTAAGCCTGGTCAGGATGGCGGTAGGGGTGGAGGAAGGGGAAAGCAAGGCGGTAGAGGCGGGGATGGCCAGGATAGAGGTGGGGGAAGGCCAGGTCGGGGTAGAGGTCAAGGCCCAGCTGATGGCTACGGAGGTCGAGGACAGGATCAATACGGACGCGGAGGACCTGATCAGGGCAGAGGCCCTGGTGTAGATGGGCGGTCAGGGAAAGGACGAGGGCAAGGACAAGGTCCGGGGGGCTATGGGGGAACTGGGCAAGATCAAGGCGGACGTGGACCTGGTCAAGGAGAGGGATCCGGGGGTTATGGAGGCTCCGGCCAGGATCAACGTGGTCGGGCACCAGGACAAGGTCCAGGTGGTTATGGAGGCCCTGGTCAGGATTATGGTGGACGCGGGCCAGGTCAGGGACAAGGACCCGGGGGCTATGGAGGCTCTGGCCAGGATCAGGGTGGACGGGGACCAGGACAGGGAGCAGGAGGTCCTGGCCAGGGACCAGGTGGGTATGGAGGGCCTGGCCAGGATCAGGGTGGACGTGGACCAGGTCAGGGTCCAGCTTCTGGTTATGGGAGTCCTGGTCAAGATCAGGGCGGGCGAGGTCAAGGCCAGGGACCAGGTGGTTATGGAGCTCCTGGCCAGGATCAGGGTGGACGGGGACAAGGACAGGGAACAGGAGGTCCTGGCCAGGGACCAGGTGGGTATGGAGGGCGTGGCCAGGATCAGGGTGGACGTGGACCAGGTCAGGGACCAGCTTCTGGTTATGGGAGTCCTGGTCAAGATCAGGGTGGGCGAGGTCAAGGCCAGGGACCAG GTGGGTATGGAGGGCCTGGCCAGGATCAGGGTGGACGTGGACCAGGTCAGGGACCAGCTTCTGGTTATGGGAGTCCTGGTCAAGATCAGGGTAGGCGAGGTCAAGGCCAGGGACCAGGTGGATATGGAGTCTCTGGCCAGGATCAAGGTGGACGAGGACCAGGTCAAGGACAGGGACCTGGTGGTTATGGTGGTCCTGGCCAAGATCAAGGTGGACGAGGACCAG GTCAAGGACAGGGACCTGGTGGTTATGGTGGTCCTGGCCAAGATCAAGGTGGACGAGGACCAG GTCAGGGTAGAGACGGTGGACGACCCGATCAGGGGCAGGGACCCGGTGGTTATGGAGTTTCGGGACAAGATCAGGGTGGACGTGGGCCGGGTCAAGCCCAGGGACCAGGAGGAGGTCCTGGTCAGGGACAAGGCCCTGGCAGTCGTGGTAGCTACGGCGGTCCAGGTCAGGATCGGGATGGGCGTGGACCAGGTCAAGGACAGGGACCTGGTGGTCCTGGCCAAGATCAGGGTGGACGAGGACCAGGTCAAGGACAGGGACCTGGTGGTTATGGTGGTCCTGGCCAAGATCAGGGTGGACGAGGACCAGGTCAAGGACAGGGACCTGGGGGTTATGGTGGTCCTGGCCAAGATCAAGGTGGACGAGGACCGGGTCAAGGACAGGGACCTGGTGGTTATGGTGGTCCTGGCCAAGATCAAGGTGGACGAGGACCAGGTCAGGGTAGAGACGGTGGACGACCCGATCAGGGGCAGGGGCCCGGTGGTTATGGAGTTTCTGGTCAGGATCAGGGTGGACGTGGGCCGGGACAAGCCCAGGGACCAGGAGGAGGTCCTGGTCAGGGACAAGGCCCTGGCAGTCGTGGTAGTTACGGCGGTCCAGGTCAGGATCGGGATGGGCGTGGACCAGGTCAAGGACAGGGACCTGGTGGTTATGGTGGTCCTGGCCAAGATCAAGGTGGACGAGGACCAGGTCAGGGTAGAGACGGTGGAGGACCCGGTCAGGGACAGGGGCCTGGGGGAGGACCGGGTCAGGATCAGGGTGGGCGGGGACTGGGTCAAGTCCAGGGACCAGGTGGAGGTCCTGGACAGGGACAAGGACCTGGAAGTCGTGGTAGCTATGGTGGGCCAGGCCATGATGGAGATAAGCGAGGCCAAGGTCAGGGTCAGGGCCAAGGTGGCTATGGAGGTCCCGGACAGGATCAAGGTGTACGAGGACCAGGTCAAGGACAGGGACCTGGTGGTTATGGTGGTCCTGGCCAAGATCAGGGTGGACGAGGACCAGGTCAGGGTAGAGATGGTGGGGGCCCCGGACAGGGACAAGGGCCAGGCGGCTATGGAAGTCCAGGTCAGGATCGCGGCGGGCGTGGTCCAGCTCAAGGAACAGACATTGGAGGATCGGGTCAGGGGCAAGGAACAGGGCCATACGGTGGGGTAGACCAGGGTGGACGTGGGCCGGGACAAGGGCGAGATGGAGTAGGTCAAGGCCAGGGTCCAGGGGGCTTTAGAAGTCCCGGCCAAGAGCAGGGTGGAAGTAGACAAGGCGGTCCAGGACAAGAACAGGAGCGACGTGGGTCACGTATTGGAGCTGATAAGGGACCAGGACAGGCAGATCAGGGCGGCCGTGGGTCAGGTCAAGGACGAGACGGTGGACCAGGTGTAAGACCGGGCCAAGGTGGTCCCGGTCCAGTGCAGGGGCAACGTGGATCTCGTGCACAAGACGGACAAGCACCAGGTCGGGCACAGGGCCCGGGTGCTTACGGAGCACAGGGTTTGGACCAAGGCGGACGAGGTTACGACCAAGGCCGAGATGGTGGAGCTCCAGGGCATGGTCATGGACCGACTGGATTTTCTGGAGGTCCAGGTCAAGGACAAGATCCAGGGGGTTATGGAGCCGGCCAGGGAGGAGGACCTGGAGGATATGGTGGTGGCCCAGGAAAACAAGGTGGTGGTCCAGGAGGTTATGGTGGTGGCCCAGGAAAGCAAGGGGGTGGTCCTGGAGGTTATGGTGGTGGCCCGGGTGGCCCTGGTGATCCTCGAGGAAGTCTTGGCATCTCTGATGGAAATCCGTTGGTCGGTGATGCTTTAATCAATGCTGCTGACGAAACAATTGACAATATGAAGGACGTAATGgctaaaaacaatttactaCCAAAAGAAATTATCGATGAACTGGATAGATCAACACCACCCAGGGTAGAAAATGCCGAGATAAAGCGAATTATGAATCAACGTTACGATCCGGACAAAAGCAGGGAACTTAGAGATAAGATCGCCGAACTTGAAGGCTCTGGGAAGATCAGTCCCAATGATGCAAATGGACTTTACAATCTGCAGAGATCTATTGATGATATGAACACAGCTCATGAAATTCTAGAAGTGGAAAATGCAAATCTGCGACGTCTCATTGAGAAGCAGTCCAGGCGCGTATCAATGGAGACCATTAAAGTCGATCCTGAGAGAAGCAATGACGTTAACtacttgcaaaataaaatcgatGGCATGAGTAAAGAACTTTTGGTGCTGCGACAATTTGAAGAAGATGTTATGGCATCTGGCGGGCCTGGTAGTCCTGGCGGCACTGGCAGGCAACAACCACCTGATTTGGACGTCGAAACTATTCAACAAATGTTATCGGAGCGAGGCGGATTACGCAACAAGATTAACACGCTAGGTTATCTTGATAAGGTTGGTCcattgaagaagaaaaaggGTGATGCCAATTATGCCGCTGGAGACCTAGCACGAAATCTTGAAGaacaaaatcaatatattCATGATATGGAATGCGACATTGaagaaatgcaaaagtattACGAAACCGAAGTGGAACAGTCCAAATATAATGAGGAATTGCTTAAG TGCACCTGTAATGAGCTACAACAGCAAGTGATTGCTCTCCAACCTGCGGCTCAGCGTTGTAAGTGCATGCAATTAGAGATCGACGTGCTCCGCAATGAACTCCGTAAACGAGATCTTGCTTTGAATTCTTACGATTGCCAGTACCAACAGTTAATg AACGTCATCTGTGAGTTAAACCAAAAGTATGGAAATCAGCGAGGCGATTGTCCAACATTTGAAGTAGCTGAGTGTCCTAATGTGGGTGATGATCTAGCTTTCTATACAGGCGCCACGTTGGAGCACATTCGGAATGAATTGGATAAACAGGTCGACTGCTTCAAGCAAATGAATCAGAATAAATATTCGGGTGGCCAAGATATCAACAATTTACAAGACTGCATGGACGAATTAGAACGCCTTAGGAAGTTATTGGGAGAAAAGGATGGCCAGTTGGGTGTATTAATTGAGGACAACGAGTGCATGTGCGAGGCTGCACTCGAGAGTAATAAGCGTCTGAACCAATTGGATCAAAAGGTTCGTGATTTGGATAGGGACACACGGTATATGGAAGATGGGATGCGCGAGAGCATAGGTCTAATACAGGAAATTGGAGATGTTGCTAGAGAGAATGAAAGGCTTAAGGATAGAGTTAACAATATGAAAACTTCAGAGCTTCAAGATTTAACTGACGATCTGAAGAGGCAATTGGAAGACTGCATGAAGAACAAGCAGATGTGTGAAGAAATTAACAAGAATTTTAAGGACGCATTAAGGGAACTCGGTGCTGATCCcgataatattgaaaaagaaGCTAAAGAAAAAATAGAGCAGCAATGGAAGgccgaagaagaagcaaagcGAGCGGCTGAAGCTCAAGCTAAGGCAGATGAAGAGGCCAAGGCTGAAAGAATGCGCGAACAAGCAAGAGAGCTAGCTGAACAAAAAGCAGCTGAAGATACAGGTAAACCAGGGGAAGAACCAAGTGAAGAACGTCAAGCAGAAGGTCGAGATGCATTAACGGAGACACCCGGTGCTAAGCCGACTGGGCCAGAAGTTGAAAAGATTACAAAAGCTGAACCCGAACAAGCAGAAGCTGTGCTAAGAGAAGTACCTAAGGCTACAGATCGTGCACCAAGTCAACCAGGAATCAAATCAGCTGAAGCTGAGAAAGCCGCAGCAAAGCCCAGCGATAAACCCGTAGAAAAACCAGCTGATGCGTCAGCTGACAAGGTAGCCGATAAACTAGTTGACAAACCAGCTGATAAGTCAGCTGATAGGCCAGCTGATAAACCAGCTGACAAGGCAGCTGATAAACCAGCTGACAAGGCAGCTGATAAGCCAGCTGACAAGGCAGCTGATAAGCCAGCTGACAAATCAGCTGACAAACAAGCTGAGAAAGCAGCTGACAAAAAGGATGTTGACAAACCAGCTGAGAAAGCAGCTGATAAACCAAAGGATGCAGGAAAACCTGAACCGACGTCAGCCGGAGCAGCAGCGGGACAAACACCTGCTGCTAAGGCTGCTGAAAAAGCACCTGCACAACCGATAACTTCTGACCCATCGGCTGCTAAAGCTGGTGGTGAGAAACCAACTGCCGAAGCTGTGGGAGCTAAATCGGGAGCGCCTGCTGCGGATAAGTCCGGAGCACCGGCAGCTGATAAAGCAGGGGCAGCGACAGCGGGTCAACCTACTGAGAAAGCAGTCACAcctcctgctgctgcagccggAGCTGCGAAGCAGGAAACAACTGGACAACCTACTAAGCCAGCAGAAAAATCACCTGGACAGCCGGTTACAGCTGCTGGTGGGACCAAGCCGGGAGAAGCAGCATCTGATGCACCACCAGTATCCGCGGCGAAAAAACCTGCAGCAGCTGAACAAGCTAAGGCAGTTGAAAAACCAGGTGTCCAGCCTACCGCGACAGCAGCCGTTGAAAAGCCCGCAGCAGCAGGTCAAGGTGCCAAGGCGGCTGAAAAAACTGGAGGACAGCCTGCCCAGGCAGCAGTCGCTGAGAAGCCTGCAGCTGCGGGACAACCTGCTGAGAAAGCAGCAACTCAACCTACTGGAGCAGCCGGTGGTGCTAAACAGGGACCAACTGGTGCGGCTGCTAAGCCAGCAGAAAAAACTCCTGGGCAACCAACTACAGCTACAGGAGGGCCTAAACCGGGTGCAACAACAGGCGATAAAACTTCAGCACCAGGAGAAAAGGCCAGAGCGTCCGGACAGCCGGGCGCCAAgccagctggagcagcagctggtgcTGCAGGGGAAAGAAAAGGCTTGGCGGCAAAGCCAGGCTTACAAGGCCCTGGAAAGGAGAGACATGGGGATGAGGGAATTAGCGGAGCTGCTGGAGGCAAAGCTGCGAAAGCTCCCAAAGGTAAAGGTGATGATTACGGGCGTCGCGGAAAGAAGGGTTCCAAGCATATGGACGATACCACCGAGGAGCAGTTCGATGAGTTTGTAAGAAATACCGTGAAAACTCTATCGGCTGGCGAAATCGATGGTGTTGGCTTGGAAAGAGAATTGCGAAAAATACTGGACATGTTTATCGACGAGTGTGGTTTCTGCTTTTGCAAATGTAACATTCCCAAAAGCCGATTCTATGCCATTTGTCATCGACTATATCACCATGGTCTACACACTTTGGACTTTAAGGATCTGGCCTACATGCATAAGCGAATTTTTGCCGCAGCAGAGAACATACTTCCTGGCGCTCTCTTTAATATCATAATGAAAGACATTATCGCCGGCAATTCACAGAGCCTGGCTCCGCTGTGCGCTCCTAAAGAAACTCCTGTGGCGGAACAACAATGCTGCTCATGCAAAAGTTCTCTTTGTTGCGATGATACTGAAGAAAAACTCATGATTAAAG TAATGCGACTTGAGAATGATATTGAGAATGCCAAAATGTgcttaaagaatttaaaaagcaTACCATCGAATATTTCCATTGAAGCATTTCGTATGGAAGGGGGCGATAGTCCAGTAAA